A region of Piscinibacter gummiphilus DNA encodes the following proteins:
- a CDS encoding ATP-binding protein → MAPVAPQLAGPGAIAVILTIVALLQWAVWCIDRDPAFRWFGASSAITAVLAWAEGMPGPAAVVPAGAGLVIACGARIGWSVGLLAQLAWPFARRRGPLLALALPALALALAASLAGSPTWAALALVWIDLGGAVLCLGARPRRASPWVLAAGLIAAPAGLLVALAGGSDPLHLLAGYAVPAAVLSGIAQLAASLLQQSLDHRSTRAQAERMSNYYQTLTETNQAVLRIRAPAALYQAICDICVETGHAQMACLYLMRDGLARREITAGPAARILAGIPVEWDPASPSYRDSYTARALGDGQRRVCNDYQHDPLTTSWHRLAAQNGIHAMVWLPFRRGERVAAVLMLSATERDYFDAPLLQLLDRMSQDVSFALDFLASEQQRVDSMREAQASLERFSKLFQAAPVPAAIVSTRDRRVLDVNQAVCERDGLPREHFIGKATADFGFGVVPEDREVFYALVAREGRARNFLARSIDIRGRARRVLVNAEPLEYLEQACLLILVLDITELQEAEEARRAQAEAEAANRAKTQFLSHMSHELRTPLNAILGFSTILREEAAERLTPDQRVQLDHVRHAGWHLLTLIDDVLDLARIESGTIKVDARALLLPSLLDEVLDMARPLAAQLGVTLDAAHHTPPATAVRADATRLRQVLLNVLSNAIKYNRPDGGVRVRVLPTEDGDVAIEVADSGIGMTPQQLARLFEPFNRLGRERSTVEGTGIGLALSRQLMALMGGSITVDSQVEVGTQVRVHIPRAELQAIPQDTVPGALPGPAAPALPTGAVLYVEDNAVNTLLIESLFARWPGVTVHTATDGRSGIARARELVPDLVLLDMQLPDVDGLEVLRTLRADETTRRVPIVVLSASAMPGDVERALAEGANDYWTKPIAFERFLGAMAGVLGERSPPGSVRPVTASRLRGR, encoded by the coding sequence ATGGCTCCCGTTGCTCCGCAGCTGGCAGGCCCCGGCGCGATCGCCGTCATCCTGACCATCGTCGCGCTCCTGCAGTGGGCGGTGTGGTGCATCGACCGCGACCCCGCCTTCCGCTGGTTCGGGGCCTCGTCCGCCATCACGGCGGTGCTCGCGTGGGCCGAAGGCATGCCGGGGCCGGCCGCGGTCGTGCCCGCCGGAGCGGGGCTCGTCATCGCGTGCGGCGCCCGCATCGGCTGGTCGGTCGGACTGCTGGCGCAACTCGCCTGGCCGTTCGCGCGGCGCCGCGGGCCACTCCTCGCGCTCGCCCTTCCCGCGCTCGCGCTGGCCCTCGCCGCGTCCCTCGCGGGCTCGCCCACCTGGGCGGCCCTGGCCCTCGTGTGGATCGACCTGGGCGGCGCGGTGCTGTGCCTGGGCGCCCGGCCTCGCCGCGCCAGCCCGTGGGTGCTGGCGGCCGGTCTGATCGCCGCGCCCGCCGGCCTGCTGGTGGCGCTCGCGGGCGGGTCCGACCCGCTGCACCTGTTGGCAGGCTACGCCGTCCCGGCGGCGGTGCTCTCCGGCATCGCCCAGCTGGCCGCCTCACTGCTCCAGCAGTCCCTCGACCACCGTTCGACCCGGGCGCAAGCCGAACGCATGTCGAACTACTACCAGACCCTCACCGAGACCAACCAGGCCGTGCTGCGGATCCGTGCCCCCGCGGCCCTGTACCAGGCCATCTGCGACATCTGCGTCGAGACCGGGCACGCGCAGATGGCCTGCCTGTACCTGATGCGGGACGGCCTGGCGCGCCGCGAGATCACGGCCGGCCCCGCGGCCCGCATCCTCGCCGGCATCCCGGTGGAATGGGATCCCGCGTCGCCCTCGTACCGCGACTCGTACACGGCCCGCGCCTTGGGGGACGGCCAGCGCCGGGTCTGCAACGACTACCAGCACGACCCGCTCACCACCAGCTGGCATCGCCTCGCCGCGCAGAACGGCATCCATGCGATGGTGTGGCTGCCCTTCCGGCGGGGCGAGCGCGTGGCCGCGGTGCTGATGCTGTCGGCGACGGAGCGCGACTACTTCGACGCGCCCCTGCTGCAACTGCTGGACCGCATGAGCCAGGATGTGTCCTTCGCGCTGGACTTCCTCGCGAGCGAACAGCAGCGAGTGGACTCGATGCGGGAGGCCCAGGCGAGCCTGGAGCGTTTCAGCAAGCTGTTCCAGGCGGCGCCCGTGCCGGCGGCGATCGTGTCGACCCGGGACCGCCGCGTGCTCGACGTGAACCAGGCCGTCTGCGAGCGGGACGGCCTGCCGCGGGAACACTTCATCGGCAAGGCCACCGCCGACTTCGGGTTCGGCGTGGTGCCCGAGGACCGCGAGGTCTTCTACGCCCTCGTGGCCCGCGAGGGACGCGCCCGGAACTTCCTCGCGCGCTCCATCGACATCCGCGGCCGGGCGCGCCGGGTGCTGGTGAATGCCGAGCCGCTGGAGTACCTGGAGCAGGCCTGCCTGCTGATCCTCGTGCTGGACATCACCGAACTGCAGGAGGCCGAGGAGGCCCGCCGTGCGCAGGCCGAAGCCGAGGCGGCCAACCGGGCGAAGACGCAGTTCCTCTCGCACATGAGCCACGAGCTGCGCACGCCGCTCAATGCCATCCTCGGGTTCTCGACCATCCTGCGCGAGGAAGCCGCCGAACGCCTCACGCCCGATCAGCGCGTGCAACTGGACCATGTCCGGCACGCGGGCTGGCACCTGCTCACCCTCATCGACGACGTGCTGGACCTCGCGCGCATCGAGTCCGGGACGATCAAGGTGGACGCCCGCGCCCTGCTGCTCCCATCGCTGCTGGACGAGGTGCTCGACATGGCGCGCCCGCTCGCCGCCCAGCTCGGCGTCACGCTGGATGCCGCACACCACACGCCACCGGCGACCGCGGTGCGGGCCGACGCCACCCGGCTCCGCCAGGTGCTGCTCAACGTGCTCTCCAACGCCATCAAGTACAACCGGCCCGACGGCGGCGTGCGGGTGCGTGTCCTGCCCACCGAGGACGGCGACGTCGCGATCGAGGTCGCCGACTCCGGGATCGGCATGACCCCGCAGCAGCTCGCCCGGCTGTTCGAGCCCTTCAACCGGCTCGGGCGGGAACGCAGCACCGTCGAGGGCACCGGCATCGGCCTCGCCCTGTCGCGGCAGCTGATGGCCCTGATGGGCGGATCGATCACCGTCGACAGCCAGGTGGAGGTGGGCACACAAGTGCGGGTGCACATCCCCCGCGCCGAACTCCAGGCCATCCCGCAGGACACCGTGCCCGGCGCCCTCCCCGGCCCGGCGGCGCCGGCCCTGCCGACGGGCGCCGTCCTCTACGTCGAGGACAACGCCGTCAACACGCTGCTGATCGAGAGCCTGTTCGCCCGCTGGCCCGGCGTCACCGTCCACACCGCCACCGACGGGCGCAGCGGCATCGCCCGCGCGCGGGAACTGGTGCCCGACCTCGTGCTGCTCGACATGCAGCTGCCCGACGTCGACGGACTGGAAGTGTTGCGCACCCTGCGCGCGGACGAGACGACCCGGCGCGTGCCGATCGTCGTGCTGTCCGCGAGCGCGATGCCCGGCGACGTCGAGCGAGCGCTGGCCGAAGGCGCGAACGACTACTGGACCAAGCCGATCGCGTTCGAGCGGTTTCTGGGGGCGATGGCGGGGGTGCTGGGGGAGCGGTCGCCTCCCGGCAGCGTCCGCCCCGTCACTGCATCACGACTTCGAGGACGATGA
- a CDS encoding FecR family protein: MTLDPPPDRKARPWYLAAALVVLLLSAVLGASFVGWAYWRQQPDYANTYLTNRGAQLDVALPDTTRMTLDSSTRAEVLLYGSRRVVRLSTGQVVFEVPQDGRPFEVQAGPWRIETAGARFAVRHTPRVDKDTRGQVAVEEGRVQVRMGGATVDLGAGEQVAGDATGRLGAVSRVAPDAIASWRSGRVSFDATPLVEVLAEFERYGSTGLVPADPQVGALPVTGIFDPRRPEDLRRRLPELLPVRLQARGQFTEVVDAR; this comes from the coding sequence TTGACCCTCGACCCGCCCCCCGACCGCAAGGCCCGCCCCTGGTACCTGGCCGCCGCCCTCGTGGTCCTGCTGCTGTCCGCCGTCCTGGGCGCCTCCTTCGTCGGCTGGGCCTACTGGCGCCAGCAACCGGACTACGCGAACACCTATCTGACGAACCGCGGCGCGCAGCTCGACGTGGCCCTGCCCGACACGACGCGGATGACGCTCGATTCGTCCACCCGCGCCGAGGTCCTGCTGTACGGCTCGCGCCGTGTGGTGCGCCTCTCGACGGGGCAGGTGGTCTTCGAGGTGCCGCAGGACGGTCGCCCGTTCGAGGTGCAGGCGGGGCCGTGGCGCATCGAGACCGCCGGCGCGCGCTTCGCGGTGCGCCATACCCCGAGGGTCGACAAGGACACCCGGGGGCAGGTGGCGGTGGAGGAGGGCCGTGTGCAGGTGCGGATGGGCGGTGCCACCGTGGACCTGGGCGCGGGCGAGCAGGTGGCGGGCGATGCGACGGGTCGGCTCGGCGCGGTCTCGCGGGTCGCCCCGGACGCCATCGCCTCCTGGCGATCGGGCCGCGTGTCCTTCGACGCCACGCCGCTCGTCGAAGTGCTCGCCGAGTTCGAGCGCTACGGGTCCACGGGCCTCGTGCCGGCCGACCCGCAGGTCGGCGCGTTGCCCGTCACCGGGATCTTCGACCCACGCCGGCCCGAAGACCTCCGCCGCAGGTTGCCCGAGCTGCTGCCGGTGCGGCTCCAAGCGCGGGGCCAGTTCACCGAGGTCGTCGACGCGCGTTGA
- a CDS encoding PEP-CTERM sorting domain-containing protein gives MSHPLRSSLLVLTLAAAPWAAQGATPFHISGTFSGTTWADHAYYTEPRPPLSYYQDAPATGTFDIFVPAPVHHPVADPDDRSYWLNGAGGYLSMTFDIQGEHFEVFQGSPSEPWGLPSIILLSDYGSTTQTVHFMTDFMPKYGGGGASITGLQGSLFDDHDATTLRANAGDPLTFSFGFVSSELGYRFSFEDLDVTWASVAAPVPEPATAALLLAGLALIGATRRRR, from the coding sequence ATGTCTCATCCCCTGCGTTCCAGCTTGCTCGTGCTGACGCTCGCTGCCGCTCCCTGGGCCGCGCAAGGCGCCACCCCGTTCCACATCTCCGGCACGTTCTCGGGCACCACGTGGGCTGACCATGCCTATTACACGGAACCACGCCCGCCGCTTTCCTATTACCAGGACGCGCCGGCCACCGGCACCTTCGACATCTTCGTGCCCGCGCCGGTCCATCACCCGGTGGCGGATCCCGACGACCGCTCCTACTGGCTCAACGGCGCGGGCGGCTACCTCTCGATGACGTTCGACATCCAGGGCGAACACTTCGAGGTGTTCCAGGGCTCCCCGAGCGAACCGTGGGGCTTGCCGAGCATCATCCTGCTGAGCGACTACGGTTCGACCACCCAGACGGTCCACTTCATGACCGACTTCATGCCCAAGTACGGTGGTGGCGGGGCGTCCATCACCGGCCTGCAGGGCAGCCTCTTCGATGATCACGATGCCACCACGCTGCGGGCCAACGCGGGCGATCCGCTGACCTTCAGCTTCGGGTTCGTGTCGTCCGAGCTCGGCTACCGATTCAGCTTCGAAGACCTCGACGTGACGTGGGCTTCGGTCGCCGCACCGGTGCCCGAACCCGCCACGGCGGCCCTGCTGCTGGCCGGACTGGCCCTCATCGGCGCAACGCGCCGGCGTCGCTGA
- a CDS encoding protoglobin domain-containing protein — MNASTTAIPGYTYGTAQVTPSPLSDADFALLKQTVLLGDADLHHLRLAGEVLGDQVEAVLDVWYGFVGGHPHLVKYFSGADGQPSPAYLGAVRRRFGQWIQDTCAAQYDRAWLDYQYEIGLRHTSARKNLTDGIVSPSQHIHLRYLIAFIVPITATIKPFLAKKGHTAAEVDAMHAAWFKSVTLQVTLWSMPYLAPSTF; from the coding sequence ATGAACGCCTCCACCACCGCCATTCCCGGCTACACGTACGGCACCGCCCAGGTCACCCCCTCGCCGCTGAGCGATGCCGACTTCGCGCTGCTCAAGCAGACCGTTCTGCTCGGCGACGCCGATCTTCACCACCTGCGGCTCGCGGGCGAGGTGCTCGGCGACCAGGTCGAAGCCGTCCTCGACGTCTGGTATGGCTTCGTCGGCGGACACCCGCACCTCGTGAAGTACTTCAGCGGCGCCGACGGCCAGCCGAGCCCGGCCTACCTCGGCGCCGTGCGGCGACGGTTCGGGCAGTGGATCCAGGACACCTGTGCCGCGCAGTACGACCGCGCGTGGCTCGACTACCAGTACGAGATCGGGCTGCGCCACACGAGCGCGCGCAAGAACCTGACGGACGGCATCGTGTCGCCGTCGCAGCACATCCACCTGCGCTACCTGATCGCGTTCATCGTGCCGATCACGGCGACCATCAAGCCGTTCCTCGCGAAGAAGGGCCACACGGCCGCGGAAGTGGACGCCATGCATGCAGCGTGGTTCAAGTCGGTGACGCTGCAGGTCACGTTGTGGAGCATGCCGTACCTGGCGCCGTCGACGTTCTGA
- a CDS encoding bifunctional 2',3'-cyclic-nucleotide 2'-phosphodiesterase/3'-nucleotidase, translated as MSRPHWRALLALGTTALALSACGGDNDTVTPPPTVTQNGTAQLALLETTDLHYYARSYNYYSDKEDKTVGLERTATLIHQARTEFANTLLVDNGDTIQGTVLGTYEAQVAPIPATQQLTMYKAMATLKYDVGVLGNHEFNFGLPYLNQILGGGLDVAGVDPAAATPANGPGFPMVTANVTSLKTNKPLIAPYVILERNLTATMADGSKGTVPIRIGVVGITTPGIMNWDKDKLDGKISTQDGLETAKKYVPEVRAKGADLVFVLLHGGMSASGYSANMENPGYYITKDVPGIDGIVMGHEHNVFPNRGANPSYKFDGADNTKGTVNGVPAVMASSWGKGLGVINYSLKWDNTAKKWSIDTTKTAVEVRNIQNGTEYVAPDAAVIAAVQALHDKTRTYVASPIGNSDFRLASMFADLGDPSALQVVNQAQQEYVAQYVQKSLPQYAALPVLSVTAPFKAGYGNSGDYTNVASGTLSVVAAADLYLYDNNTINAVKVNGAQVKMWLENAANRFNQIDPTKTTDQWLINDSKTGVQPGSSFPGYNFDAFTSPDIAYEIDVTQPKYNVNNPSQGGERIKNLTYKGQPMSATQEFIIATNNYRANSSAPFILGTGKAFDIVWASPDANREVVLNYVKGKQNITRAANGSARSWTFTKVATAGKVLFKSAKDSLGVAQAAGLGNISVERADDTGINAGDGSYTVYRVDLNQ; from the coding sequence ATGTCCCGTCCCCACTGGCGCGCGCTGCTCGCCCTGGGCACCACCGCGCTGGCCCTGTCCGCCTGCGGCGGTGACAACGACACGGTCACGCCCCCGCCCACTGTCACGCAGAACGGCACGGCCCAGCTGGCGCTGCTCGAGACCACCGACCTGCACTACTACGCGCGGAGCTACAACTACTACTCCGACAAGGAAGACAAGACGGTCGGCCTGGAGCGCACCGCCACGCTGATCCACCAGGCGCGCACCGAGTTCGCCAACACCCTGCTGGTCGACAACGGCGACACCATCCAGGGCACGGTGCTCGGGACCTACGAAGCGCAGGTGGCCCCGATCCCGGCCACGCAGCAGCTCACCATGTACAAGGCGATGGCCACGTTGAAGTACGACGTGGGCGTGCTCGGCAACCACGAATTCAACTTCGGCCTGCCCTACCTGAACCAGATCCTCGGCGGTGGCCTGGACGTCGCCGGCGTGGACCCGGCCGCCGCCACCCCGGCCAACGGCCCCGGCTTCCCGATGGTCACGGCCAACGTCACGAGCCTGAAGACCAACAAGCCGCTGATCGCCCCCTACGTCATCCTCGAGCGCAACCTGACCGCCACGATGGCGGACGGCTCGAAGGGCACGGTGCCCATCAGGATCGGTGTCGTGGGCATCACCACCCCCGGCATCATGAACTGGGACAAGGACAAGCTCGACGGCAAGATCAGCACCCAGGACGGCCTGGAGACCGCGAAGAAGTACGTGCCCGAGGTACGCGCCAAGGGCGCCGACCTCGTGTTCGTGCTGCTGCACGGTGGCATGTCCGCCAGCGGCTACAGCGCCAACATGGAGAACCCCGGCTACTACATCACCAAGGACGTGCCGGGCATCGACGGCATCGTGATGGGCCACGAACACAACGTGTTCCCCAACCGCGGCGCCAACCCGTCGTACAAGTTCGACGGCGCGGACAACACCAAGGGCACCGTCAACGGCGTGCCCGCGGTGATGGCCAGCTCGTGGGGCAAGGGCCTGGGCGTCATCAACTACTCGCTCAAGTGGGACAACACCGCGAAGAAGTGGTCGATCGACACCACGAAGACTGCCGTGGAAGTGCGCAACATCCAGAACGGCACCGAGTACGTCGCACCCGACGCCGCCGTGATCGCCGCGGTGCAGGCCCTGCACGACAAGACCCGCACCTACGTCGCCTCGCCCATCGGCAACAGCGACTTCCGCCTCGCCTCGATGTTCGCCGACCTCGGTGACCCGAGCGCGCTGCAGGTCGTCAACCAGGCGCAGCAGGAGTACGTGGCCCAGTACGTCCAGAAGAGCCTGCCGCAGTACGCGGCCCTGCCCGTGCTGTCCGTCACCGCGCCGTTCAAGGCCGGCTACGGCAACAGCGGCGACTACACGAACGTGGCCTCCGGCACGCTGTCCGTCGTGGCCGCCGCCGACCTCTACCTGTACGACAACAACACGATCAACGCCGTGAAGGTCAACGGCGCACAAGTGAAGATGTGGCTGGAAAACGCGGCCAACCGCTTCAACCAGATCGACCCGACCAAGACCACCGACCAGTGGCTCATCAACGACAGCAAGACCGGCGTGCAGCCCGGCTCCTCGTTCCCGGGCTACAACTTCGACGCGTTCACCTCGCCCGACATCGCCTACGAGATCGACGTGACGCAACCGAAGTACAACGTCAACAACCCGAGCCAGGGCGGCGAACGCATCAAGAACCTGACCTACAAGGGCCAGCCGATGAGCGCGACGCAGGAGTTCATCATCGCCACCAACAACTACCGCGCGAACAGCAGTGCGCCGTTCATCCTGGGCACGGGCAAGGCGTTCGACATCGTGTGGGCGTCGCCCGATGCGAACCGGGAGGTGGTGCTGAACTACGTCAAGGGCAAGCAGAACATCACGCGTGCGGCGAACGGCTCGGCGCGCAGCTGGACGTTCACGAAGGTGGCGACGGCGGGCAAGGTGCTGTTCAAGTCCGCCAAGGATTCGCTGGGTGTGGCGCAGGCCGCGGGCCTGGGCAACATCAGCGTCGAGCGGGCCGACGACACCGGCATCAACGCCGGTGACGGCAGCTACACGGTGTACCGCGTCGACCTGAACCAGTGA
- a CDS encoding glutathione S-transferase, which translates to MDHFILYGSPISYFTGKVRAYLDWKRVAYREVLSSAEVYRDVILPKVGFPVIPVLETGRGEVLQDSTDIIETLEQHIGGPSITPAGGVQRLAATLLELYGDEWLVIPAMHYRWHHNRDWALRAFGELNAPGATPDEQWAIGSKRAGPFAQAAVLLGASTPEMQAAIERSYEALLAELDAHFQAVPYALGSRPSMADFGLYGPLYAHQYRDPASGALMRRAAPNVVRWVQRLESQTTPLGGDFLPHDEVPASLDPVFRRQMREQLPVLADSVARLRDWLAAHPAEPVPRAIGKHGFLLEGFEGERIIRPYSLWMLQRARDVYRSLEGADRERADAWLDRVGGQGFRLLPDGPRLRRSGLSVAEDR; encoded by the coding sequence ATGGACCACTTCATCCTGTACGGCTCCCCCATCAGCTATTTCACCGGCAAGGTGCGCGCGTACCTCGACTGGAAGCGGGTGGCCTACCGCGAGGTGCTGTCCTCGGCCGAGGTCTACCGGGACGTGATCCTCCCGAAGGTCGGCTTTCCGGTGATCCCGGTGCTGGAGACCGGCCGCGGCGAGGTGCTGCAGGACAGCACCGACATCATCGAGACGCTGGAGCAGCACATCGGTGGTCCGTCGATCACGCCGGCGGGAGGTGTCCAGCGGCTGGCCGCGACGCTCCTCGAACTCTACGGTGACGAGTGGCTGGTGATTCCGGCGATGCACTACCGGTGGCACCACAACCGCGACTGGGCCCTGCGCGCGTTCGGCGAGCTCAACGCGCCCGGGGCCACGCCGGACGAGCAGTGGGCGATCGGCAGCAAGCGGGCCGGTCCCTTCGCGCAGGCGGCGGTGCTGCTGGGAGCCTCCACGCCCGAGATGCAGGCCGCCATCGAGCGGTCCTACGAAGCCCTGCTGGCCGAGCTGGATGCACATTTCCAGGCGGTGCCATATGCCCTCGGCTCGCGCCCGTCGATGGCCGACTTCGGGCTCTACGGCCCGTTGTATGCCCACCAGTACCGCGACCCGGCCAGCGGTGCGCTGATGCGGCGCGCGGCCCCGAACGTGGTGCGGTGGGTGCAGCGACTCGAATCGCAGACCACGCCGCTCGGTGGCGACTTCCTGCCGCACGACGAGGTTCCCGCGTCGCTCGACCCGGTGTTCCGGCGGCAGATGCGCGAGCAACTGCCCGTGCTGGCCGACAGCGTGGCGCGCCTGCGGGACTGGCTCGCCGCCCATCCCGCGGAGCCGGTGCCACGCGCCATCGGCAAACACGGGTTCCTGCTCGAAGGATTCGAGGGGGAGCGGATCATCCGGCCGTACAGCCTCTGGATGCTGCAGCGTGCGCGGGACGTGTACCGCTCGCTGGAAGGGGCCGACCGCGAGCGTGCCGACGCCTGGCTCGACCGCGTGGGCGGTCAGGGCTTCCGCCTGCTGCCCGATGGGCCGCGGCTGAGGCGGAGCGGCCTGAGCGTCGCCGAGGACCGCTGA
- a CDS encoding poly(ethylene terephthalate) hydrolase family protein, whose translation MKLNRLFQVACLAATLVTATAASAVQIGPAPTKASLEASRGPFTVATTRLSANGHGGGTIYYPTNAGAKVGVIAIVPGYLSYQSSIEWWGPRLASHGFAVVTIDTLTIYDQPSSRSSQQLRALDQVVALGSKSTSPLYNKVDGSRTGVMGWSMGGGGSLISAQNRPSIKAAAPQAPWNTTSNFSSLTVPTLIFACQADVVAPILSHAVPFYNSMSRNPKQYLERTAGDHFCFNNANPTVGLKGVAWMKRFIDGDTRYTSFACSNPNALGFSSFRTERCS comes from the coding sequence TTGAAACTCAATCGACTCTTCCAGGTGGCATGCCTCGCCGCCACACTCGTCACGGCCACCGCGGCGTCCGCCGTGCAGATCGGCCCCGCCCCCACGAAGGCCTCGCTGGAAGCCAGCCGCGGCCCGTTCACCGTGGCCACCACCCGCCTCTCCGCCAACGGCCACGGCGGCGGCACCATCTACTACCCCACGAACGCGGGCGCGAAGGTCGGCGTGATCGCGATCGTGCCGGGGTACCTGTCGTACCAGAGCAGCATCGAATGGTGGGGCCCGCGCCTCGCCTCGCACGGCTTCGCGGTCGTCACCATCGACACGCTGACCATCTACGACCAGCCGTCCAGCCGCTCGTCGCAGCAGCTGCGCGCGCTCGACCAGGTGGTGGCCCTGGGCAGCAAGAGCACCAGCCCGCTCTACAACAAGGTGGACGGCAGCCGCACCGGCGTGATGGGCTGGTCGATGGGTGGCGGGGGCTCGCTGATCTCGGCGCAGAACCGCCCCTCGATCAAGGCCGCGGCACCGCAGGCCCCGTGGAACACGACCTCCAACTTCTCGTCGCTGACCGTGCCGACGCTGATCTTCGCCTGCCAGGCGGACGTGGTCGCGCCGATCCTGTCGCACGCCGTGCCGTTCTACAACAGCATGTCGCGCAACCCGAAGCAGTACCTCGAGCGCACCGCCGGGGACCACTTCTGCTTCAACAACGCCAACCCCACGGTGGGCCTCAAGGGCGTGGCGTGGATGAAGCGGTTCATCGACGGCGACACGCGCTACACGAGCTTCGCCTGCAGCAACCCGAACGCCCTCGGGTTCTCGAGCTTCCGCACCGAGCGCTGCAGCTGA
- a CDS encoding helix-turn-helix domain-containing protein — protein sequence MERSRSRSAASPSPVTTNPGGRRLHLGRNGFLYAGAIDDTTTQRNSVVLCVALTGHPFTVHTRRESLAVTDAVLVAPGWLRIDTCGAPVALLDVCPTDYHFRALARAVVGTRVWPCAHFAELFDDLASFRSGRMPRGEADALHVRVLELAMQRVPPVPPLDPRIRQVMRRMREEPGLPVADLAAAVDLSADWLRRLFAAEAGLPLGRYEMTLRLQTAAAHLHLGVSLTQVAANAGFADLAHFSKFWKLHYGFAPRRAFAGSEVVIDEVPWPCMETTHPGTEQRASPGWARLSAEAP from the coding sequence ATGGAACGCTCCCGCTCCCGCTCCGCTGCTTCGCCCTCGCCGGTGACGACGAACCCCGGGGGCCGTCGATTGCACCTCGGGCGCAACGGCTTCCTCTACGCCGGCGCCATCGACGACACCACCACGCAGCGGAACTCGGTGGTGCTGTGCGTCGCGCTCACCGGCCACCCGTTCACGGTGCACACGCGCAGGGAATCGCTCGCGGTCACCGACGCCGTGCTGGTGGCCCCGGGCTGGCTCCGGATCGACACGTGCGGTGCACCCGTCGCCCTGCTCGACGTCTGTCCCACCGACTACCACTTCCGCGCGCTGGCGCGCGCCGTCGTCGGGACCCGGGTGTGGCCGTGCGCGCACTTCGCGGAGCTCTTCGACGACCTCGCGTCGTTTCGCAGCGGACGCATGCCCCGCGGGGAGGCCGACGCGCTCCACGTGCGTGTCCTCGAACTCGCCATGCAGCGGGTGCCGCCGGTTCCGCCCCTGGACCCGCGCATCCGCCAGGTCATGCGGCGGATGCGCGAGGAACCCGGCCTGCCCGTGGCCGACCTGGCCGCGGCGGTGGACCTGTCGGCCGATTGGCTCCGCCGCCTCTTCGCCGCCGAGGCCGGCCTGCCGCTGGGCCGGTACGAGATGACGCTGCGTCTGCAGACGGCCGCGGCCCACCTGCACCTCGGCGTCAGCCTGACGCAGGTGGCGGCGAACGCGGGCTTCGCCGACCTCGCCCATTTCTCGAAGTTCTGGAAACTGCACTACGGCTTTGCGCCGAGGCGTGCCTTCGCCGGCTCGGAGGTGGTGATCGACGAGGTGCCATGGCCGTGCATGGAGACGACCCATCCGGGGACCGAACAGCGGGCATCTCCCGGATGGGCGCGACTCAGCGCCGAAGCACCTTGA
- a CDS encoding NAD(P)-dependent oxidoreductase yields the protein MNTTTDVTVIGLGPMGLALADLLLKAGRTVTLWNRSPGKADALVARGAVLAASPAEAIAASGTTLVCVLDYAAAETILAQDGVADAVRGRLVVNLGTGSPEDARRAEAWAHAHGARYLDGAIQAAPSQMGRPDTPLFVSGETAAFTQAEPLLRIVAGHLLHLGDAVDAAAFMDLATLSYVYGAYAGFLHGAHIAEVTGIDVATYGRLVHAIAPSFGAFFEHQGGVVAGGDFRATESPLRISVPAVRRILDTSRGLGINTELPGLVDGWLAKASARGLEGEELAALIKVLRR from the coding sequence TTGAACACCACCACCGACGTCACCGTGATCGGACTGGGCCCGATGGGCCTCGCCCTCGCCGACCTGCTGCTGAAGGCCGGCCGCACCGTCACCCTCTGGAACCGCAGTCCCGGCAAGGCCGACGCGCTCGTGGCACGCGGTGCCGTGCTCGCGGCGTCCCCCGCCGAGGCGATCGCCGCCAGCGGCACGACGCTGGTCTGCGTGCTCGACTACGCGGCGGCCGAAACGATCCTCGCGCAGGACGGCGTGGCCGATGCCGTGCGCGGCCGGCTCGTCGTCAACCTGGGCACCGGCAGCCCGGAGGACGCCCGCCGCGCCGAGGCCTGGGCCCACGCGCACGGCGCGCGGTACCTCGACGGTGCGATCCAGGCCGCACCGAGCCAGATGGGCCGCCCCGACACCCCGCTGTTCGTGTCGGGCGAAACGGCCGCCTTCACGCAGGCCGAGCCGCTGCTGCGCATCGTCGCCGGCCACCTGCTGCACCTGGGCGACGCCGTGGACGCCGCCGCGTTCATGGACCTCGCGACCCTGTCGTACGTCTACGGCGCGTACGCCGGCTTCCTGCACGGCGCGCACATCGCCGAGGTGACCGGCATCGACGTCGCCACGTACGGCCGACTCGTGCACGCGATCGCCCCGAGCTTCGGCGCCTTCTTCGAGCACCAGGGCGGCGTGGTGGCGGGCGGCGACTTCCGCGCCACCGAAAGCCCGCTGCGCATCTCGGTGCCGGCGGTTCGGCGCATCCTCGACACGTCGCGCGGGTTGGGCATCAACACGGAACTGCCGGGACTGGTGGACGGCTGGCTCGCGAAAGCGTCGGCCCGAGGGCTGGAGGGAGAGGAGCTGGCGGCGCTGATCAAGGTGCTTCGGCGCTGA